A DNA window from Drosophila pseudoobscura strain MV-25-SWS-2005 chromosome 2, UCI_Dpse_MV25, whole genome shotgun sequence contains the following coding sequences:
- the p53 gene encoding uncharacterized protein p53 isoform X1, which produces MTSMLTCRFSLVYNLKMSLKRTSSVTMTLEQNACGVARTSSQTLIKFVQDNDGFFTNGSQLISSSTVSQATYTWTPVLEVAAVAQQYEESVITGGGQNMNNNVVFYNQSGHMVNTMADVYASSNINYGGLAHVPQTIQTYSVAAANDIQEEYFHNGGYNINNSGVTYNQSGQNASRTSDVFGSGIIAVPNVPVLPGAYFSNGGQQVYNGGNLAANCVNQNNNVIQQNACSLTIPATVEGAGAPIAVSVNGKSLTYVGQNRAAVAVYKREDAVNGLHAANADSSVGSAASTVEDGAINEESDEPTDLTTEPMAFLQGLNSGNLMQFSQQSVLREMILQDLQCQSNSLPKLESHNVGGYNFSMDLKEPPKSHWVYSDLLNKLYIRMEKTFNVDVQFKSIMPIQPLNLRVFLCFNKDVSGAVLRCQNHLSTEPVTHHNFKMRESLLRCENPRTTYCGSAQGKGISERYSVLVPLNLSRSGSRNGGLIRQTLAFKFVCQNSCLGRKETSLIFCLENSSGDILAQNFIGVKICTCPKRDCTQEVRHFRGENEKKRKSLATSDNEDDNDVMPAKIRRRTVSCKQETESNDGHDADYLPNDWEVSRTFDGQYRLAITCPKKEWLLQNIEGMIKESAAEVLRSPTKPNLRHYANNLLNLKKRALDLL; this is translated from the exons ATGACATCGATGTTAACATGCCGCTTTAGTTTGGTTTATAACTTAAAAATGTCGCTGAAACGAACATCGTCGGTCACCATGACTCTGGAACA AAATGCTTGCGGTGTTGCCCGCACAAGCAGCCAAACGCTTATAAAGTTTGTGCAGGACAACGATGGCTTTTTCACAAACGGATCCCAATTGATAAGCTCCAGCACCGTTTCTCAAGCCACTTACACCTGGACGCCTGTATTGGAAGTGGCAGCCGTTGCACAGCAGTATGAGGAATCTGTGATCACTGGCGGGGGACAAAATATGAACAACAACGTAGTATTTTATAACCAAAGCGGACATATGGTTAACACAATGGCTGATGTTTATGCATCAAGCAACATAAACTACGGCGGCCTGGCGCACGTGCCACAGACCATTCAAACTTATAGTGTCGCAGCAGCCAACGATATACAGGAGGAATATTTTCACAATGGCGGATATAATATCAATAATAGTGGTGTAACCTATAACCAAAGTGGACAAAACGCTAGCCGCACAAGCGATGTCTTCGGATCAGGAATCATCGCTGTGCCGAACGTGCCCGTCCTTCCGGGCGCATATTTTAGCAATGGCGGACAACAAGTTTACAATGGCGGAAACTTGGCCGCAAATTGTGTCAACCAAAATAATAATGTGATCCAGCAGAACGCCTGCAGTTTGACTATTCCTGCTACTGtggaaggagcaggagcacccATTGCCGTATCGGTGAATGGCAAGTCCTTAACATACGTTGGACAAAATCGTGCCGCAGTGGCTGTTTATAAGCG CGAGGATGCGGTGAATGGCTTACATGCTGCCAACGCTGATAGCTCCGTGGGATCAGCTGCTTCGACTGTGGAGGATGGGGCCATTAATGAAGAGTCCGACGAGCCCACCGACTT AACCACCGAACCGATGGCCTTCCTTCAGGGACTAAAC TCGGGAAATCTGATGCAGTTTAGCCAG CAATCCGTGCTGCGCGAGATGATACTGCAGGATCTACAATGCCAAAGCAATAGTTTGCCCAAACTGGAAAGCCACAATGTTGGTGGCTACAATTTCAGCATGGATTTGAAGGAGCCTCCCAAGTCTCACTGGGTGTACTCGGATCTATTGAACAAGCTCTACATACGCATGGAGAAGACATTCAATGTAGACGTGCAGTTCAAGTCAATAATGCCCATACAGCCGCTAAATCTGCGAGTCTTTCTTTGCTTTAATAAAGACGTCAGCGGTGCTGTGCTGCGCTGTCAGAATCACTTGAGCACAGAGCCAG TTACCCATCACAATTTCAAGATGCGCGAGAGTTTGCTGCGTTGCGAGAATCCACGCACCACGTACTGTGGATCGGCTCAGGGTAAGGGCATTTCTGAAAGGTATTCGGTGCTGGTGCCGTTGAATTTGAGCCGTTCTGGGAGTCGCAACGGCGGCTTAATACGCCAGACGCTCGCCTTTAAGTTTGTCTGCCAGAACTCGTGCTTGGGCAGGAAGGAAACAAGCTTGATCTTTTGTCTGGAGAACTCGAG cggCGATATTTTGGCACAGAATTTTATAGGAGTCAAAATCTGCACGTGCCCTAAAAGGGATTGTACTCAAGAAGTACGCCATTTTCGAGGGGAAAATGAGAAGAAACGCAAATCGTTGGCCACATCAGATAATGAGGATGATAACGACGTGATGCCTGCGAAAATACGTCGCCGTACCGTGTCGTGCAAACAAGAAACCGAGAGCAATGACGGCCACGATGCGGACTACCTGCCCAACGATTGGGAGGTTTCGCGCACCTTTGACGGTCAATATCGCCTTGCCATAACGTGCCCCAAAAAGGAATGGCTGCTGCAGAACATCGAGGGCATGATCAAGGAGTCGGCTGCTGAAGTGCTACGCAGTCCGACCAAACCCAATCTGCGTCATTATGCCAACAATTTGTTGAACCTGAAAA AACGTGCCTTAGATCTGCTAT
- the p53 gene encoding uncharacterized protein p53 isoform X2 — translation MSWHKVSEDAVNGLHAANADSSVGSAASTVEDGAINEESDEPTDLTTEPMAFLQGLNSGNLMQFSQQSVLREMILQDLQCQSNSLPKLESHNVGGYNFSMDLKEPPKSHWVYSDLLNKLYIRMEKTFNVDVQFKSIMPIQPLNLRVFLCFNKDVSGAVLRCQNHLSTEPVTHHNFKMRESLLRCENPRTTYCGSAQGKGISERYSVLVPLNLSRSGSRNGGLIRQTLAFKFVCQNSCLGRKETSLIFCLENSSGDILAQNFIGVKICTCPKRDCTQEVRHFRGENEKKRKSLATSDNEDDNDVMPAKIRRRTVSCKQETESNDGHDADYLPNDWEVSRTFDGQYRLAITCPKKEWLLQNIEGMIKESAAEVLRSPTKPNLRHYANNLLNLKKRALDLL, via the exons ATGTCTTGGCACAAAGTAAG CGAGGATGCGGTGAATGGCTTACATGCTGCCAACGCTGATAGCTCCGTGGGATCAGCTGCTTCGACTGTGGAGGATGGGGCCATTAATGAAGAGTCCGACGAGCCCACCGACTT AACCACCGAACCGATGGCCTTCCTTCAGGGACTAAAC TCGGGAAATCTGATGCAGTTTAGCCAG CAATCCGTGCTGCGCGAGATGATACTGCAGGATCTACAATGCCAAAGCAATAGTTTGCCCAAACTGGAAAGCCACAATGTTGGTGGCTACAATTTCAGCATGGATTTGAAGGAGCCTCCCAAGTCTCACTGGGTGTACTCGGATCTATTGAACAAGCTCTACATACGCATGGAGAAGACATTCAATGTAGACGTGCAGTTCAAGTCAATAATGCCCATACAGCCGCTAAATCTGCGAGTCTTTCTTTGCTTTAATAAAGACGTCAGCGGTGCTGTGCTGCGCTGTCAGAATCACTTGAGCACAGAGCCAG TTACCCATCACAATTTCAAGATGCGCGAGAGTTTGCTGCGTTGCGAGAATCCACGCACCACGTACTGTGGATCGGCTCAGGGTAAGGGCATTTCTGAAAGGTATTCGGTGCTGGTGCCGTTGAATTTGAGCCGTTCTGGGAGTCGCAACGGCGGCTTAATACGCCAGACGCTCGCCTTTAAGTTTGTCTGCCAGAACTCGTGCTTGGGCAGGAAGGAAACAAGCTTGATCTTTTGTCTGGAGAACTCGAG cggCGATATTTTGGCACAGAATTTTATAGGAGTCAAAATCTGCACGTGCCCTAAAAGGGATTGTACTCAAGAAGTACGCCATTTTCGAGGGGAAAATGAGAAGAAACGCAAATCGTTGGCCACATCAGATAATGAGGATGATAACGACGTGATGCCTGCGAAAATACGTCGCCGTACCGTGTCGTGCAAACAAGAAACCGAGAGCAATGACGGCCACGATGCGGACTACCTGCCCAACGATTGGGAGGTTTCGCGCACCTTTGACGGTCAATATCGCCTTGCCATAACGTGCCCCAAAAAGGAATGGCTGCTGCAGAACATCGAGGGCATGATCAAGGAGTCGGCTGCTGAAGTGCTACGCAGTCCGACCAAACCCAATCTGCGTCATTATGCCAACAATTTGTTGAACCTGAAAA AACGTGCCTTAGATCTGCTAT
- the p53 gene encoding cellular tumor antigen p53 isoform X4 has protein sequence MAFLQGLNSGNLMQFSQQSVLREMILQDLQCQSNSLPKLESHNVGGYNFSMDLKEPPKSHWVYSDLLNKLYIRMEKTFNVDVQFKSIMPIQPLNLRVFLCFNKDVSGAVLRCQNHLSTEPVTHHNFKMRESLLRCENPRTTYCGSAQGKGISERYSVLVPLNLSRSGSRNGGLIRQTLAFKFVCQNSCLGRKETSLIFCLENSSGDILAQNFIGVKICTCPKRDCTQEVRHFRGENEKKRKSLATSDNEDDNDVMPAKIRRRTVSCKQETESNDGHDADYLPNDWEVSRTFDGQYRLAITCPKKEWLLQNIEGMIKESAAEVLRSPTKPNLRHYANNLLNLKKRALDLL, from the exons ATGGCCTTCCTTCAGGGACTAAAC TCGGGAAATCTGATGCAGTTTAGCCAG CAATCCGTGCTGCGCGAGATGATACTGCAGGATCTACAATGCCAAAGCAATAGTTTGCCCAAACTGGAAAGCCACAATGTTGGTGGCTACAATTTCAGCATGGATTTGAAGGAGCCTCCCAAGTCTCACTGGGTGTACTCGGATCTATTGAACAAGCTCTACATACGCATGGAGAAGACATTCAATGTAGACGTGCAGTTCAAGTCAATAATGCCCATACAGCCGCTAAATCTGCGAGTCTTTCTTTGCTTTAATAAAGACGTCAGCGGTGCTGTGCTGCGCTGTCAGAATCACTTGAGCACAGAGCCAG TTACCCATCACAATTTCAAGATGCGCGAGAGTTTGCTGCGTTGCGAGAATCCACGCACCACGTACTGTGGATCGGCTCAGGGTAAGGGCATTTCTGAAAGGTATTCGGTGCTGGTGCCGTTGAATTTGAGCCGTTCTGGGAGTCGCAACGGCGGCTTAATACGCCAGACGCTCGCCTTTAAGTTTGTCTGCCAGAACTCGTGCTTGGGCAGGAAGGAAACAAGCTTGATCTTTTGTCTGGAGAACTCGAG cggCGATATTTTGGCACAGAATTTTATAGGAGTCAAAATCTGCACGTGCCCTAAAAGGGATTGTACTCAAGAAGTACGCCATTTTCGAGGGGAAAATGAGAAGAAACGCAAATCGTTGGCCACATCAGATAATGAGGATGATAACGACGTGATGCCTGCGAAAATACGTCGCCGTACCGTGTCGTGCAAACAAGAAACCGAGAGCAATGACGGCCACGATGCGGACTACCTGCCCAACGATTGGGAGGTTTCGCGCACCTTTGACGGTCAATATCGCCTTGCCATAACGTGCCCCAAAAAGGAATGGCTGCTGCAGAACATCGAGGGCATGATCAAGGAGTCGGCTGCTGAAGTGCTACGCAGTCCGACCAAACCCAATCTGCGTCATTATGCCAACAATTTGTTGAACCTGAAAA AACGTGCCTTAGATCTGCTAT
- the Gr94a gene encoding putative gustatory receptor 94a, giving the protein MTSSIDVTHRRMVKVLTITLILLMTVFGLLANRYDSRRRQSFKLSKVYLAYAILWTTAFAGIYGYQIYQDYIQGQINLRDAVSLYSYMNITVAIINYVTQMIMNDTVAKTMSQVPLFQTLKMFHLDNASLLRSIAMALVKSVGFPLILETTFILQQRRLEPELSLIWTVYRLLPLIISNLLNNCYFGAMIVVKEILKAINVRLESHRQQVNIMQREDQLKLNTSFYRMQRFCSLADELDRLADRYIVIYVNSDKYLSLMSLSIILSLICNLLGMTVGFYSLYYALADTFLGSKPYDGLGALISLVFLFISLTEITMLAHLCNNLLVATRRTAIILQEMNLQHADCRYRQAVHSFTLLVTLTKFKIKPMGLYELDMQLISNVFSAVSSFLLILIQADLSHRFKMY; this is encoded by the coding sequence ATGACATCTTCGATTGATGTTACGCATAGGCGTATGGTGAAAGTACTAACAATTACACTGATTCTGCTCATGACCGTCTTTGGACTGCTGGCCAATCGATACGATAGCCGTAGACGGCAAAGTTTCAAGCTCTCAAAAGTATATCTGGCGTATGCCATACTGTGGACCACCGCCTTTGCTGGCATCTATGGGTATCAGATATACCAGGACTACATTCAAGGACAGATCAACCTGCGGGATGCTGTGAGCCTTTATAGTTACATGAACATTACAGTGGCAATTATCAACTATGTCACACAAATGATCATGAACGACACTGTGGCGAAAACAATGAGCCAAGTGCCATTATTTCAGACCCTCAAAATGTTCCATTTGGACAACGCATCGCTCCTTCGATCGATTGCCATGGCTCTGGTCAAGTCGGTCGGTTTTCCTCTGATACTGGAGACAACCTTCATACTGCAACAGCGGCGCCTGGAGCCAGAATTGAGTTTGATTTGGACCGTGTACCGTCTGCTCCCGCTGATCATTTCAAACCTGCTCAACAACTGCTACTTTGGAGCCATGATTGTGGTGAAGGAGATCCTGAAAGCGATCAATGTGAGACTGGAGTCGCATCGCCAGCAGGTGAATATCATGCAGAGGGAGGATCAGCTGAAGCTGAACACTTCGTTCTATCGCATGCAGAGGTTCTGCTCATTGGCGGATGAGCTGGACCGACTGGCGGACCGTTATATAGTGATTTATGTAAATAGCGACAAATACTTGTCCCTCATGTCTCTTTCGATTATCCTGTCGTTGATCTGCAATCTGCTGGGCATGACAGTGGGATTTTACAGTCTGTACTATGCCCTAGCGGACACATTTCTTGGCAGCAAGCCGTACGACGGCCTGGGAGCGCTCATAAGTCTAGTCTTTCTGTTCATATCGCTCACCGAGATCACAATGCTGGCACACTTGTGCAACAATCTACTCGTGGCCACCAGGAGAACAGCCATAATACTGCAGGAGATGAACCTGCAGCATGCCGACTGCCGGTATCGCCAGGCTGTCCATAGTTTCACCCTCCTAGTGACCCTCACCAAGTTCAAGATAAAGCCAATGGGCCTGTACGAGCTGGACATGCAGCTGATCAGTAATGTGTTTTCCGCCGTCTCTAGCTTTTTGCTGATACTCATCCAGGCCGATTTGTCGCATCGCTTCAAAATGTACTAG
- the p53 gene encoding uncharacterized protein p53 isoform X3 codes for MTSQSQTNQKRKYCMCLASAVRKKLHTLVKDYKKISSRAVLRRVDTCCASSNMKLYQLYKRQQSVLREMILQDLQCQSNSLPKLESHNVGGYNFSMDLKEPPKSHWVYSDLLNKLYIRMEKTFNVDVQFKSIMPIQPLNLRVFLCFNKDVSGAVLRCQNHLSTEPVTHHNFKMRESLLRCENPRTTYCGSAQGKGISERYSVLVPLNLSRSGSRNGGLIRQTLAFKFVCQNSCLGRKETSLIFCLENSSGDILAQNFIGVKICTCPKRDCTQEVRHFRGENEKKRKSLATSDNEDDNDVMPAKIRRRTVSCKQETESNDGHDADYLPNDWEVSRTFDGQYRLAITCPKKEWLLQNIEGMIKESAAEVLRSPTKPNLRHYANNLLNLKKRALDLL; via the exons ATGACGTCACAGTCACAAACGAATCAGAAAAGAAAATACTGCATGTGTTTGGCCAGTGCCGTGCGAAAAAAGTTGCATACACTTGTGAAAGACTACAAAAAAATCAGTTCACGAGCTGTCCTTCGTCGAGTCGACACCTGTTGTGCAAGCAGCAACATGAAGCTCTATCAGCTTTACAAACGCCAA CAATCCGTGCTGCGCGAGATGATACTGCAGGATCTACAATGCCAAAGCAATAGTTTGCCCAAACTGGAAAGCCACAATGTTGGTGGCTACAATTTCAGCATGGATTTGAAGGAGCCTCCCAAGTCTCACTGGGTGTACTCGGATCTATTGAACAAGCTCTACATACGCATGGAGAAGACATTCAATGTAGACGTGCAGTTCAAGTCAATAATGCCCATACAGCCGCTAAATCTGCGAGTCTTTCTTTGCTTTAATAAAGACGTCAGCGGTGCTGTGCTGCGCTGTCAGAATCACTTGAGCACAGAGCCAG TTACCCATCACAATTTCAAGATGCGCGAGAGTTTGCTGCGTTGCGAGAATCCACGCACCACGTACTGTGGATCGGCTCAGGGTAAGGGCATTTCTGAAAGGTATTCGGTGCTGGTGCCGTTGAATTTGAGCCGTTCTGGGAGTCGCAACGGCGGCTTAATACGCCAGACGCTCGCCTTTAAGTTTGTCTGCCAGAACTCGTGCTTGGGCAGGAAGGAAACAAGCTTGATCTTTTGTCTGGAGAACTCGAG cggCGATATTTTGGCACAGAATTTTATAGGAGTCAAAATCTGCACGTGCCCTAAAAGGGATTGTACTCAAGAAGTACGCCATTTTCGAGGGGAAAATGAGAAGAAACGCAAATCGTTGGCCACATCAGATAATGAGGATGATAACGACGTGATGCCTGCGAAAATACGTCGCCGTACCGTGTCGTGCAAACAAGAAACCGAGAGCAATGACGGCCACGATGCGGACTACCTGCCCAACGATTGGGAGGTTTCGCGCACCTTTGACGGTCAATATCGCCTTGCCATAACGTGCCCCAAAAAGGAATGGCTGCTGCAGAACATCGAGGGCATGATCAAGGAGTCGGCTGCTGAAGTGCTACGCAGTCCGACCAAACCCAATCTGCGTCATTATGCCAACAATTTGTTGAACCTGAAAA AACGTGCCTTAGATCTGCTAT